The Neovison vison isolate M4711 chromosome 13, ASM_NN_V1, whole genome shotgun sequence genome includes a region encoding these proteins:
- the SIX6 gene encoding homeobox protein SIX6, translated as MFQLPILNFSPQQVAGVCETLEESGDVERLGRFLWSLPVAPAACEALNKNESVLRARAIVAFHGGNYRELYHILENHKFTKESHAKLQALWLEAHYQEAEKLRGRPLGPVDKYRVRKKFPLPRTIWDGEQKTHCFKERTRHLLREWYLQDPYPNPSKKRELAQATGLTPTQVGNWFKNRRQRDRAAAAKNRLQQQVMTQGSGRALRAEEEGTPEALGAAASPAASLSSKAATSAISITSSDSECDI; from the exons ATGTTCCAGCTGCCCATCTTGAATTTCAGTCCCCAGCAAGTGGCCGGGGTATGCGAGACTCTGGAGGAGAGCGGCGACGTAGAACGCCTGGGTCGCTTCCTCTGGTCGCTGCCCGTGGCCCCTGCGGCCTGCGAGGCCCTCAACAAGAATGAATCGGTGCTGCGCGCGAGAGCCATCGTGGCCTTTCACGGTGGCAATTACCGGGAACTCTACCATATCCTGGAAAACCACAAGTTCACTAAGGAGTCCCACGCCAAGCTGCAGGCGTTGTGGCTCGAAGCGCATTACCAGGAGGCTGAGAAGCTGCGTGGACGGCCCCTGGGGCCGGTGGACAAGTACCGCGTGAGGAAGAAGTTCCCGTTGCCGCGCACCATTTGGGATGGCGAACAGAAGACACACTGTTTCAAAGAGCGCACGCGGCATCTGCTACGGGAATGGTACCTGCAGGACCCATACCCCAACCCCAGCAAAAAGCGTGAGCTCGCCCAGGCAACCGGACTGACCCCTACGCAGGTGGGCAACTGGTTCAAAAACCGCCGACAAAGGGATCGGGCGGCTGCAGCCAAGAACAG aCTCCAGCAGCAGGTCATGACGCAGGGCTCCGGACGGGCTCTAAGGGCTGAGGAAGAGGGCACGCCTGAGGCGCTCGGCGCCGCCGCCAGCCCCGCCGCCAGCCTATCCAGCAAGGCAGCCACTTCGGCCATCTCCATCACGTCCAGCGACAGCGAGTGCGACATCTGA